In the genome of Acidovorax sp. 69, the window TGGTGCAGCGCTTGCAGGCGGGCACGCTGTGTTTGCCAATGGGCGACGGTGTCTTGCGCACTTTCATCACTCAGCAGTTGTTGGCGCAGGGCGTCTGCTTGTTTGGGCGGCAACTGACCATCCACCAAGGCGTGCCAAGGGGAGTCGTCACCAGCGTAAGGGCGGGGGGACTGAGGGTGCGTGTCCATGACAGTGTCGCGGGTCGTCGGCATCATTTGAGGCGGCGCAGCGCGGGCGGCTGGCCCACAGAGTCTGCCGCTGGGGGCGGGGCGGCATGAGGGGCTGGCGACGGTGCGGATGCCGCAGGCGCGCGCTCCATCAGCGTGCGCAGGCGGGCGCGGGCCCGTGACAGGCGTGACATGACGGTGCCCACCGGCACGGACAGAATGTGCGCCGTGTCTTCGTAGCTCATGTCTTCCATTGCCACCAGCAGCAGCACGGCGCGCTGGTCGGCGGGCAGGCGCTGCAGGCAGCGTTCCAGGTCCAGTGCGTCATCCGACGGGCTGGGGTTGCCAGGCAGCCGGTCCTGAACCTCGTCAATGTCCAAGTGGGCCTGCGTCGGTTGCGCACGGCGTTGGTTGAGGTACAGGTTGTGCATGAGGGTGAACAGCCAGGCGCGCAGGTCACTGCCGGTGCGCCACAGAAGCCACTTGCCGCAGGCGCGCTCCAGTGTGTCCTGCACCAGGTCGTCGGCCGCCCAGGCGTCTCCCGTCAGCACGCGCGCATAGCGGCGCAGGCCCGGCAATTGTTCGACGATCTGGGTGCGGTCCATGCGCGCGAGCGGAGTCTGGTTGCCGCAACGCTCAGGGGCGGGCCGTGTGCCAGACCTGGTTCACGCCTTCGCCAGTCTTGTCGCCGGGCTTGGCGTCCTTGACCCAGTAGTACAGCGGCTTGCCCTTGTACGCCAGCTGGGTCTTGCCGTCATCGCGCGTGACGATGCTGTATTCGCCACCGGGTGCCTTGGTGGCCATGAGCGGAGGCCAATTGGTGGCGCAGGGACCATTGCAAACCGACTTGCCGCTACCTGCTGCGTCCCGGTCAAACGTGTAGAGCGTCATGTTGCCCGCTCCGACCAGCACGCCGTCCATGGTTTGCACGGGCGATTCGGCCATGGATGCACAGCCCGCCATACCGGCCACGGCGACGATTGCCACAGCCATCGATACCAATTTCTTCATGGGTTTCTCCTTTGAGGGTGCAGGCAGACGCAAATGCTGCTTTGCACCGGGATAAACACATGGGGGCCGCGGTTTATTCCACTGGCACAGAAAAAAAGAACATTGGGCTCAGTCTGCCGCGATCTGGTCTTGTGGCCCCGGGGTTTAACGATTCCTGCTTTTCATGGCGCGTTCCACTTCGCGCTTGCCTTCCCGATCCTTGATGGTGTCGCGCTTATCGTGCTCGGCCTTGCCCTTGGCCAGTGCGATCTCGCATTTCACGAAGCCGTTTTTCCAGTGCAGGTTCAGCGGTACCAGTGTGTAGCCCTTTTGTTCCACTTTGACGATCAGATGTTTGATGTCGTCCTTTTTGAGCAGCAGCTTCTTGGTGCGCGCCGATTCCGGATTGACGTGGGTGGATGCGGTCTTGAGTGGATTGATCAGGCAGCCGAGCAGGTAGAGCTCGCCGTCGCGGATCAGCACGTAGCCATCGGTCAGTTGCACCTTGCCTTCGCGCAGCGCTTTGACCTCCCAGCCGTGCAACACCATGCCCGCCTCGTGGCGCTCCTCGAAGAAGTAGTTGAAGGCCGCTTTTTTGTTATCGGCGATGCGGGACGTAGGATCGGGTTTTTTGGCCATGGGATGAGAGCGTGTTTTGCACTTTGACGTGCCCGCGAAAACCGGGGAAAGGCCCGGTAACTGAGCGCACGACGCGCCGAAGTATGAATGCTGCAAGCGGACTGCAACAATGTGGCCGGGCCTTTACTCAGCTTTCCATAGGGGTTGGCACCCGAAGCAGGTGCTGAAAAGGGCGGAACACCCATCTACAAGATGCGGCGCAAACCGGGAGATGAAAGGCCTCCCTACAATTGTTGTTGTCTCGCACCCGCGATTCTAATTTCCTCTGGCCTGTGCTTCCCACACTGGCTTGCGATGCGCAGTCCAGAACCCCGTTTGCATGAAAACTGTTCAAAAGTCCGTCCTCATCTGGTACAGCCCCGAAGAAATGTTTGCCTTGGTCACAGGGGTGGAGCACTACCCACAGTTCCTTCCGTGGTGTGACCGTTCGGCTGTGCTGGAACAGACCGTAGATGGCATGACCGCAGAAGTCGGCATTGCTTTGGGCGGAATTCGCCAGACCTTTGTGACGCGCAATACCCATGAAGAGGGGCGACGCGTGCAGATGCACCTCGTCAAGGGTCCGTTCTCCCGGCTCGACGGCGATTGGCACTTTCACCCTGTGGGTGATGGCACTCAGCGTGCTTGCAAAGTAGAACTGCTCCTCAACTATGGTTTTGACAGTGCGGCGCTGGCGGCGCTGGTGGGGCCTGTTTTCGATCGGATTGCGGGCAGCATGGTGGACGCTTTTGTAAAGCGGGCGGAGCAGGTGTATGGCTGATGGTGCGGGGAAAGGTCCCCTGCTGCAGGTCACTGTGATTGTTTGTATTGCGCCGCGCGAGACAAGGGAGTGCCCCTTGGCGCTGCCTGCGGGGGCTACGGTGGCAGACGCCTTGAAGGCGTGCGACGATGGCGGAGGTGCTCTCACTGCGCCGACGGACAGTGCTGCCCTGGCCACAGTGGGCATATGGGGCAGGGTTGTCGGGCTGAATACGGTGTTGCAGCATCTTGACCGTGTGGAGGTCTACCGGCCGTTGACCGTGGACCCCAAGGTGGCCCGCCGTGAGCGGTTCGCCCGCCAGGGGGCCCGTAGCACGGGGCTGTTTGCACGACAACGCCCCGGCGGGAAATCAGGCTATTGATCCCGGGCCAGGGTTGTCCATCGCCGCTGCCACTCGCTGGTGGTTTTGGCGGTTGGGTGGGTTAGCGCACGCAGTCTGAAGCGACGATGTCGTCAATGCGCTTGGCTTCTGCCGCACGGGCTGGACCGTCCAGGAAAATGCGCTCACCTTGTGCGTTGGCCTGAGTGATGGGCTTTCCTGCATCAAAAGCTGCCTTGGCTGAACGGGCGCGGGTGCAGTTTTCGGCCTTGGCCTTGGCGATTTTTTCGTCTTCGGCCTTTTTCTTGGCAGCCTCTGCTGCTTCTGCCTGGGCCTTTTTCTCTTCCAGCTCCTTGTCCTTGCCGCCACCTGGCGTGCTGGCTGCCGGCTTGGGCGCGGAGGCCGCAGGCGCGGCCGCTGGGCTCGTTGCGCCCTCTGCCTGCACTGCGGTAGGCGCAGGCCGCGCTGGGCGGCTTCCGCCGGGTTGCTTCAAGATGCTTTTGTCCGGGATTTCTTGCGGTGGAGGGCGGTCGCTGAAGACTTTGCGTCCGTCCTTGTCGATCCATTGCCATTGCGCCGCCGCGCCCATGGCCCAGGTGCAGGCCACGGCCAGCAGGAGAATCTTGTGCATTTTCATGCGAAGCAGTTTATCCGGGTGGCCGGTCACCCGCCAGTGGTGCCGGAAGGATGGGTGGCAACCCAGAGGCAACGCACTGTCTGTTGTGTGCCATCCTGAGGCCGGGTGCTGCTCGTTGGCAAAGAGCTTTGCCAACGCAGTGGGCTTGCGGGCGGCGGGCGGCGGGCGGCGGGCGGCGGGCGGGGCAGCGTGTGCCAGAAAGTTGCTGACGGCGCCAACGCAATGTGTTGACGGAGCGCAGGTTATTGCTGCGTCGTCTTTAAGCCACACCCGGCGCGGGTACAATCCGTTTTTTGGAGCTTTCTCATGCGCCTTCTTGGAAAAGCGCTCACCTTCGACGATGTGTTGCTGGTGCCAGCGTACTCCCAGGTCCTGCCCAAGGACACGTCCCTCGCGACGAAACTCTCCCGCAATATCCAACTGAACCTGCCGCTCGTGTCCGCAGCCATGGACACCGTGACCGAGGCTCGGCTGGCCATAGCCATTGCCCAGGAGGGCGGCATCGGTATCGTGCACAAGAACCTCACCGCGCAAGAGCAGGCCGCCCACGTGGCCAAGGTCAAGCGGTATGAGTCGGGTGTGCTGCGCGACCCCGTTGTCATTACCCCCGAGCACACCGTGCTGCAGGTGTTGCAACTGTCTGAGCAACTGGGTATCTCCGGCTTCCCGGTGTGCGATGGTGGCAAGGTGGTGGGCATCGTCACTGGCCGCGACCTGCGGTTTGAGACGCGCTATGACGTCAAGGTTCATCAGATCATGACCCCGCGCGAGAAGCTCATCACGGTCAATGAAAAGCAGGGCACCACGCCTGCCGAAGCCAAGGCACTGCTGAACAAGTACAAGCTTGAGCGCATCCTGGTCATCAACGACGATTTCGAGCTCAAGGGCCTGATCACCGTCAAGGACATCACGAAGCAAACGAGCTTTCCCAACGCCGCACGCGACAGCGCCGGCCGCCTGCGCGTAGGCGCGGCAGTGGGTGTGGGCGAGGGCACCGAGGAGCGTGTGGAAGCTCTGGTGCGCGCTGGCGTGGACGCCATCGTGGTGGACACGGCCCACGGCCACAGCAAGGGCGTGATCGACCGCGTGCGCTGGGTCAAGCAGAACTACCCGCAGATCGATGTGATTGGCGGCAACATCGCCACGGGCGCTGCTGCGCTGGCGCTGGTCGAGGCAGGTGCGGACGCGGTCAAGGTCGGTATCGGCCCTGGCTCTATCTGCACCACCCGCATCGTGGCCGGCGTGGGCGTGCCCCAGATCATGGCGATCGACAGCGTGGCCACTTCACTCAAGGGCACCGGCGTGCCACTGATCGCTGACGGCGGTATCCGCTACAGCGGCGACATTGCCAAGGCCCTGGCCGCTGGCGCGGGCACGGTGATGATGGGTGGCATGTTTGCGGGCACCGAAGAAGCGCCTGGCGAAGTGATTTTGTTCCAGGGCCGCAGCTACAAGAGCTACCGTGGCATGGGCTCCATAGGCGCCATGCAGCAGGGCAGTGCGGACCGCTACTTCCAGGAGTCCAGCACGGGCAACCCCAATGCCGACAAACTCGTGCCCGAAGGCATCGAAGGCCGTGTGCCCTACAAGGGTTCGATGGTTTCCATCGTCTACCAGATGGCCGGCGGCGTGCGCGCCTCCATGGGCTATTGCGGTTGCGCGACGATCGATGAAATGAACACCAAGGCCGAGTTCGTCGAGATCACCACGGCAGGTATCCGCGAGAGCCACGTTCACGACGTACAGATCACCAAGGAAGCGCCCAACTACCGCGCCGACTGATCTGTTGTGCTTATTCTGGCCTGATTGAAAAAATCTGGTCAGACTGATATAGTCTGGTCTGAATTCACCATTCAGGTCAGACTTTTTTGTTTATGCAGTCCGTTGGTATCTACGAAGCGAAAAGCAGGTTTTCTGCCCTGATCGAACTCGTCGAACAGGGAGAAGAGGTGCGCATCACCCGCCACGGCAAGGAAGTGGTGCGCATGTTGCCTGTGCGCCGCCGCCCGGTCATCTCCGATGAGCAGATTGCGCGCGAGTTGGGCCAGATGGATGCGCTGCATGCCAGTATCCAGCCCGCAGGGCCATCCACTGTGAATGAGCTGCGGCACGCGGGTCGGAGCGCTGCATGACCGCCTTTGTGCTCGATGCCTCTGTGACTGCTGCCTGGCTGCTGCCCGATGTGGCCAGTGAACACACCCGCCGCCTTTACACCTTGATCCGCCGTGACGAGGTCGAGCCCCAAGCGCCCAATCTGTGGCACTGGGAGTGCAGCAACATCCTCTCCAGCGGCGTGAACAGCGGGCGCATTCCAGCCGCATCCGTCGAAGGTCTGTGGGGCGTGCTCGAAGCCATCCGCCATCGCGTGGAACTGCATGAACTCGCCCCCGCCCAGCACAAGGCCGTGCTGGATGTGGCGCTGGAAACAGGCCTGCCCACGTTTGACGCCGCTTACCTGTGGCTGGCACGCTCGCTGCGCTTGCCATTGGCCACCTTCGACCCCCAACAGATCGCTGCCGCACAGCGCAGCGGCGTACCCCTTTTCGACCTTTCCTGCCTCTGACGGACCACCACCATGCAACACCAGAAAATCCTCATCCTCGATTTCGGCTCGCAAGTCACCCAGCTCATCGCCCGCCGCGTGCGCGAGGCCAATGTGTATTGCGAAGTGCACCCCTGCGACGTGACCGACGAATGGGTGCGCGACTACGCCAAGGACGGCTCGCTCAAGGGCGTGATCCTGTCGGGCAGCCACGCCAGCGTGACTGAAGACACCACCGACCGCGCGCCGCAGGCCGTGTTCGATCTGGGCCTGCCCGTGCTGGGCATCTGCTATGGCATGCAGACCATGGCGCAGCAGCTGGGTGGCAAGGTTGAAACGGGCCACAAGCGCGAGTTCGGCTTTGCGGCCGTGCGTGCACGCGGTCACACTGCGCTGCTCAAGGACATTGCCGACTTCACCACCCCTGAAGGCCAAGGCATGCTCAACGTCTGGATGAGCCACGGCGATAAGGTGACCGAACTGCCCCCGGGCTTCAAGCTCATGGCCAGCACAGACAGCTGCCCCATCGCCGGCATGGCCGACGAAGACCGCCGTTTCTACGCCGTGCAGTTCCACCCTGAAGTCACGCACACCGTGCAGGGCAGGGCGCTGCTCGATCGCTTCGTGCTCGGCATCTGCGACACCCGCGCTGATTGGGTGATGCGCGACCATATCGCCGAGGCCGTGGAACAGATCCGTGCTCAGGTGGGCGACGAGGAGGTGATCCTGGGCCTTTCGGGCGGCGTGGATTCGTCCGTGGCCGCAGCGCTGATCCACCGCGCCATCGGGGACCAGCTCACCTGCGTGTTCGTCGACCACGGCCTTTTGCGTCTGAACGAAGGCGACATGGTCATGGACATGTTCGTTGGCAAGCTGCACGCCAAGGTTATCCGCGTGGACGCGAGCGACCTCTTCCTGGGCAAGCTGGCCGGTGTGGCCGAGCCGGAAGCCAAGCGCAAGATCATCGGCGGCCTGTTCGTCGACGTGTTCAAGGCCGAGGCCGCCAAGCTCAAGGCCGCAGGCAGCGGCGCCAAGGGTGAGGATGGGAGTCGCGCCGTCAAAGGCGCGACGTTCCTGGCCCAGGGCACGATCTACCCCGACGTCATCGAATCTGGCGGTGCCAAGAGCAAGAAGGCCGTCACTATCAAGAGCCACCACAACGTGGGCGGTTTGCCCGAGCAGCTAGGCCTCAAGCTCCTGGAGCCCCTGCGCGATTTGTTCAAGGACGAAGTGCGCGAACTCGGCGTGGCCCTGGGTCTTCCGCCTGAAATGGTCTACCGCCACCCCTTCCCCG includes:
- a CDS encoding RNA polymerase sigma factor — protein: MDRTQIVEQLPGLRRYARVLTGDAWAADDLVQDTLERACGKWLLWRTGSDLRAWLFTLMHNLYLNQRRAQPTQAHLDIDEVQDRLPGNPSPSDDALDLERCLQRLPADQRAVLLLVAMEDMSYEDTAHILSVPVGTVMSRLSRARARLRTLMERAPAASAPSPAPHAAPPPAADSVGQPPALRRLK
- the smpB gene encoding SsrA-binding protein SmpB gives rise to the protein MAKKPDPTSRIADNKKAAFNYFFEERHEAGMVLHGWEVKALREGKVQLTDGYVLIRDGELYLLGCLINPLKTASTHVNPESARTKKLLLKKDDIKHLIVKVEQKGYTLVPLNLHWKNGFVKCEIALAKGKAEHDKRDTIKDREGKREVERAMKSRNR
- a CDS encoding type II toxin-antitoxin system RatA family toxin, yielding MKTVQKSVLIWYSPEEMFALVTGVEHYPQFLPWCDRSAVLEQTVDGMTAEVGIALGGIRQTFVTRNTHEEGRRVQMHLVKGPFSRLDGDWHFHPVGDGTQRACKVELLLNYGFDSAALAALVGPVFDRIAGSMVDAFVKRAEQVYG
- a CDS encoding RnfH family protein produces the protein MADGAGKGPLLQVTVIVCIAPRETRECPLALPAGATVADALKACDDGGGALTAPTDSAALATVGIWGRVVGLNTVLQHLDRVEVYRPLTVDPKVARRERFARQGARSTGLFARQRPGGKSGY
- a CDS encoding DUF4124 domain-containing protein, coding for MKMHKILLLAVACTWAMGAAAQWQWIDKDGRKVFSDRPPPQEIPDKSILKQPGGSRPARPAPTAVQAEGATSPAAAPAASAPKPAASTPGGGKDKELEEKKAQAEAAEAAKKKAEDEKIAKAKAENCTRARSAKAAFDAGKPITQANAQGERIFLDGPARAAEAKRIDDIVASDCVR
- the guaB gene encoding IMP dehydrogenase; this encodes MRLLGKALTFDDVLLVPAYSQVLPKDTSLATKLSRNIQLNLPLVSAAMDTVTEARLAIAIAQEGGIGIVHKNLTAQEQAAHVAKVKRYESGVLRDPVVITPEHTVLQVLQLSEQLGISGFPVCDGGKVVGIVTGRDLRFETRYDVKVHQIMTPREKLITVNEKQGTTPAEAKALLNKYKLERILVINDDFELKGLITVKDITKQTSFPNAARDSAGRLRVGAAVGVGEGTEERVEALVRAGVDAIVVDTAHGHSKGVIDRVRWVKQNYPQIDVIGGNIATGAAALALVEAGADAVKVGIGPGSICTTRIVAGVGVPQIMAIDSVATSLKGTGVPLIADGGIRYSGDIAKALAAGAGTVMMGGMFAGTEEAPGEVILFQGRSYKSYRGMGSIGAMQQGSADRYFQESSTGNPNADKLVPEGIEGRVPYKGSMVSIVYQMAGGVRASMGYCGCATIDEMNTKAEFVEITTAGIRESHVHDVQITKEAPNYRAD
- a CDS encoding type II toxin-antitoxin system Phd/YefM family antitoxin, producing MQSVGIYEAKSRFSALIELVEQGEEVRITRHGKEVVRMLPVRRRPVISDEQIARELGQMDALHASIQPAGPSTVNELRHAGRSAA
- a CDS encoding type II toxin-antitoxin system VapC family toxin — translated: MTAFVLDASVTAAWLLPDVASEHTRRLYTLIRRDEVEPQAPNLWHWECSNILSSGVNSGRIPAASVEGLWGVLEAIRHRVELHELAPAQHKAVLDVALETGLPTFDAAYLWLARSLRLPLATFDPQQIAAAQRSGVPLFDLSCL
- the guaA gene encoding glutamine-hydrolyzing GMP synthase produces the protein MQHQKILILDFGSQVTQLIARRVREANVYCEVHPCDVTDEWVRDYAKDGSLKGVILSGSHASVTEDTTDRAPQAVFDLGLPVLGICYGMQTMAQQLGGKVETGHKREFGFAAVRARGHTALLKDIADFTTPEGQGMLNVWMSHGDKVTELPPGFKLMASTDSCPIAGMADEDRRFYAVQFHPEVTHTVQGRALLDRFVLGICDTRADWVMRDHIAEAVEQIRAQVGDEEVILGLSGGVDSSVAAALIHRAIGDQLTCVFVDHGLLRLNEGDMVMDMFVGKLHAKVIRVDASDLFLGKLAGVAEPEAKRKIIGGLFVDVFKAEAAKLKAAGSGAKGEDGSRAVKGATFLAQGTIYPDVIESGGAKSKKAVTIKSHHNVGGLPEQLGLKLLEPLRDLFKDEVRELGVALGLPPEMVYRHPFPGPGLGVRILGEVKKEYADLLRRADAIFIEELRNHVDEATGKNWYDLTSQAFTVFLPVKSVGVMGDGRTYDYVVALRAVQTSDFMTADWAELPYALLKKVSGRIINEVRGINRVTYDVSSKPPATIEWE